Genomic segment of Gloeocapsa sp. PCC 7428:
GCTGCTTGGGGTTGGGTGCTTGTGAACCACAACTCCAGCAACAAGGAATTACAATTTTAGCAAAGTTAGTGCCTTATGCCATAACTTAGGTTCGATACCGCGATCGCAGCTAGCAAAAAAACTAAGTTAATCATAGATGAGATGATATCTTACAAAGTTGATCGACCTATGCAATGTATGCTGAGGTGTGATCAATTGATCGCAGCCTGTCTTTGGCAGCAGTTAAGCTCAAAACCTAGATTAACAGCACTTTATGGCGCAGCGCTACGTCCGAGTTCAAAATCAAGAGGGACGGATTTACTACGGGTTGCTCAAACCAAGCCAAAGCGTTCAGGTCCTTGATGCTCCACCGTGGTTGCAAGGTCAGCCTACGGATTTGCATTTAGAACCAGATCGCTATCAAATTCTAGCTCCGTGTGCTCCCTCTAAAATTGTTGCAGTTGGGAAAAACTATGCCGACCATGCGGCAGAAATGGGGACAGACGTACCCAGAGAACCATTACTATTTCTCAAACCTTCAACCGCAATTATTCCGACTGGCGGCGAAATCATTTATCCTGCGCAAGCGCAGCGCGTAGACTACGAAGGCGAATTAGCCTTAATTATCGGCGATCGCACTTTTAGCTGCACGCCGACGCAAGCGCAAAACAAAATTTGGGGCTACACGATTGCGAATGATGTAACAGCGCGCGATCTCCAGCAACGCGACGGTCAATGGACGCGTGCCAAAGGATTTGATACGTTCTGCCCCTTGGGTCCTTGGATAGTCCGAGAACTTAGCCCTGGAGCGCGGTTACAGACGTTTATCAACGAACAAGCACCTGTACAATCAGCAAGTGTCGATCAGATGGTGTTTCCTCCAGATGTTCTGGTGTCCTATATTAGTCAAATTATGACTCTCTTGCCTGGCGATGTTATCCTCACAGGAACACCTGTTGGTGTAGGACCGTTACACTTAGGGGATTTTGTTGTCGTCGAAATTGAGGGGATTGGTCGATTGGAAAATACCGTAATCTCTCGAGAATACACCGTCGTGCAACCATTCGAGAAAGCTTAACGGACTTGCATATACACCGCGTCCGATATTGCCGGAATTTCAGCATAACGACCAAGCAAAGACTGGATCACCGCGTAAGCAGCGGCGATAAATACGCCTAGAAAAATAGTGTTGACGATTGTAGCGATCGCAAAAGTCGCGCCTGGAATTGGTGCTAATATCTGCACTAAAATACTGCACAAAAATAACGCGATTGTGATTAAGATTGCCTGCATCGTGTTGAAGCGGATAAAGTGGCTCACCCGTTCGTTTCTCACCACGAGTAAGAATAAGACAAAGAAAATAATGAGTCCGACAAACGGTATGCCAAAGTAAATTTGTACTAGAGGTAATAAAGGCACTAAAACGACTCTGAGTGCAGGGAATTCACCAAAGATTGTATTTTGGATTCCGACACGCAGCAACAGCCCCACAACATCGACTAGCGGTAACAAATAAGCAAGGCTCGCAAAAATTCTGTCCCAAACCGTCGTTGACCCGCGCCAAGCCATTACTTTCCTCCCAATTTTTTTGCTTTCCCTAAGCTACAGGATAACGCAGGTCTATTGTTCTCTTGAAATTACTGAGATCAATTTCCTTGAATTAGAGTATTTATATACGCGATTGACAGGTTATTCAATGTTAGCAATCCGAAAGCCCATCATACACTGATACTGGTCTGGCTGGCTTGCTGCTATTTTGTGCAGCGCTTGACCGCAGCGGAGTTGACCTTGACGCCAGCGGGGTTGACCGCTTTGATCCGCCAGCAAACAGCTTTGACAAACCTGATGTGGGGCAAGGATTTGATCTTCTATCAAAACCACTAACATCCACTGCCTCCTAGAGAACCCCTAATTGACTTAATTCCATTTTATGGTAAGTAACTAGAAATACTGTAAGAATGCATACACAGCTTAATATACTGATCGTTCATGAAAGGCAGAGAACGCGATCGCACGTGAAAAACGAACCGCACAAGTGCGATCGACGCTAAAATTAGCTAGCAAAATCTATTGATGATGTCATAAACAACAGTTCTCAATTATTTTTAGGGATATCAGCAAGTGACTCGTAATAACTTAGACTTTCTCGCCCAAACAGATCCCGCTGTTGCAGATTTAATTAACTCAGAACTTCAGCGCCAACGCGATCATCTAGAGTTAATTGCTAGCGAAAACTTTACTTCCGCAGCAGTTTTAGCCGCGCAAGGCTCTGTACTCACCAACAAATACGCCGAAGGCTTACCAGGAAAGCGTTATTACGGTGGTTGCGAGTACATCGATGGTGTTGAACAACTCGCAATTGACCGCGCTAAGCAACTTTTTGGTGCAGCCCATGCTAACGTCCAACCGCATTCTGGAGCACAAGCAAATTTTGCCGTATTTCTAACGCTGCTCGAACCTGGAGACACGATCATGGGAATGGATTTATCTCATGGCGGACATTTGACGCATGGTTCGCCCGTGAATGTCTCTGGTAAGTGGTTTAAAGTTTGCCATTACGGTGTTAGTCAAGAAACCGAGCAACTCGATTATGACCAAATCCGTGAATTAGCGCGTCAACATCGTCCTAAGTTATTAATCTGCGGCTACTCGGCGTACCCACGCATTATTGACTTCGAGAAATTTAGAAGTATTGCTGATGAAATTGGGGCTTACTTATTAGCTGATATTGCGCATATTGCTGGTTTAATTGCAAGCGGCTTACATCCTAACCCAATTCCCTACTGTGATGTTGTTACCACCACTACACACAAAACGCTGCGTGGTCCTCGCGGTGGATTGATTCTTACCCGCGATGCAGAATTAGGCAAAAAGTTAGATAAATCAGTGTTTCCTGGTAGTCAAGGAGGTCCTTTAGAACACGTCATTGCAGGGAAAGCCGTTGCTTTTGGCGAAGCACTCAAACCAGAGTTTAAAACTTATAGCGCCCAAGTTATTGAAAATGCCCGCGCTTTGGCGACACAGTTACAAGCAAGAGGTTTTAAGATTGTTTCAGATGGTACCGATAATCACTTGATGCTTGTTGATTTGCGCAGTATTGGCATGACAGGTAAGCAGGCAGATCAGTTAGTGAGTGGCGTAAATATTACTGCGAATAAAAATACAGTTCCCTTTGATCCAGAATCACCCTTTGTGACGAGTGGTTTACGCCTTGGATCGCCAGCAATGACAACACGCGGTATGGGAACTGCGGAGTTTACCGAAATTGGAAACATTATCGCCGATCGCCTGCTGCGTCCAGAAGATGAAAGCATCGCGCAAGCTTGTCGTCAACGCGTAGCAGATTTATGCGATCGCTTCCCACTCTATCCACATCTCAATATTCCAGTACCAGCGTTAGCTTAATTAAGCGATCAGGTACAGGGGGTAGCAAAGTAGAGGGAGTTGGGTAGCGGGTAATAAAGAACAATAAAAATTAAATCTCTCCCACACTCCCCACACCCCTTTTTGACTTTTGTGTGTTGAATGTAGATATAAATTGTGCAAATGCGGGTAAACTTTGGCTGAGACGTTGCTTTAGTGACTGAGTAACTACCGATGCCT
This window contains:
- a CDS encoding fumarylacetoacetate hydrolase family protein is translated as MAQRYVRVQNQEGRIYYGLLKPSQSVQVLDAPPWLQGQPTDLHLEPDRYQILAPCAPSKIVAVGKNYADHAAEMGTDVPREPLLFLKPSTAIIPTGGEIIYPAQAQRVDYEGELALIIGDRTFSCTPTQAQNKIWGYTIANDVTARDLQQRDGQWTRAKGFDTFCPLGPWIVRELSPGARLQTFINEQAPVQSASVDQMVFPPDVLVSYISQIMTLLPGDVILTGTPVGVGPLHLGDFVVVEIEGIGRLENTVISREYTVVQPFEKA
- a CDS encoding Tic20 family protein; this encodes MAWRGSTTVWDRIFASLAYLLPLVDVVGLLLRVGIQNTIFGEFPALRVVLVPLLPLVQIYFGIPFVGLIIFFVLFLLVVRNERVSHFIRFNTMQAILITIALFLCSILVQILAPIPGATFAIATIVNTIFLGVFIAAAYAVIQSLLGRYAEIPAISDAVYMQVR
- the glyA gene encoding serine hydroxymethyltransferase, which produces MTRNNLDFLAQTDPAVADLINSELQRQRDHLELIASENFTSAAVLAAQGSVLTNKYAEGLPGKRYYGGCEYIDGVEQLAIDRAKQLFGAAHANVQPHSGAQANFAVFLTLLEPGDTIMGMDLSHGGHLTHGSPVNVSGKWFKVCHYGVSQETEQLDYDQIRELARQHRPKLLICGYSAYPRIIDFEKFRSIADEIGAYLLADIAHIAGLIASGLHPNPIPYCDVVTTTTHKTLRGPRGGLILTRDAELGKKLDKSVFPGSQGGPLEHVIAGKAVAFGEALKPEFKTYSAQVIENARALATQLQARGFKIVSDGTDNHLMLVDLRSIGMTGKQADQLVSGVNITANKNTVPFDPESPFVTSGLRLGSPAMTTRGMGTAEFTEIGNIIADRLLRPEDESIAQACRQRVADLCDRFPLYPHLNIPVPALA